CTGGAGGCTGCACTAGTTTGCGGTTATGCGGGGAGGCCATCTCTTTCTTGAGCTGGGTCAGAATGTACTCCATTGTGTACTCCCGCTGCCAGTTTGCCAGTATACTGAACTTCTTTGGGTCAACCTGCATGCCCACAATAAAAAAGGATGAAGTGATGAACCACCGAAAACTAGCCAAAATCAAATCCAAAAGTTACATTCTGCATGAGAACCACCAAAAGAAAGAATGTTGTTACCACTCCAGTCTCATGATTAACACATGTCATGTTTATTCTTGAATGAAATCTAACAGATGGTGGCTTCTCAGGGTAGTCCTTGTCACAGAACAACTTCAGCTGGTAGATGCGACCCTCATGGACTGTCTGCCAGTTGAGAAAGATGCAAAGTGCAAGACAACTCAGTATACAAGTAATAACTGAAAGAAGCAATACAAAAGGGAGCAGAGTGCAACTTTTTGTCTACTCTTATCATTTATTAAGCTGAGTGATTTCCAATATGAGCTAGACCTTGTACGTGGCTTTGCAGGCCTTGTGCAAAAATTGGAAGGATGTTGAAAGGCTGAAGTGCATCTCTACATATGAATAATATGCCATGACTCTCTTCATGCATATGTTGCAGCCTCTGTCAGTTCTTTATTTTTTCCACTAGTCAATGACTAAGGCAGTATAAATGCATTATTGAACGAAGAACAGCATAAAAGAGGTTTTTTATATGTAGTTTCCAGCCTGGTTTTTTAAGAAACTATATTTGCATTCTTTCATGATCCCTAGTGGTTTGGAAACCAGATTTGATTGGAATTCTACAGAATCTGAAACAACAGAAATTACACTCATAAATTCTTGACCAAAACCTGCATCCAGATTTCCTGAGTCCTGACACAGGGTTATAGAGAGGAGGGAAATGGGAAATATACTGACAGATGGATTAAGAGTAAAGATAATCTCACATTATGTGGGCCAATGATAGTGCCAGTCCATGATCTCATGTAGATGTCATCTGCATCATCCATTCCATAGCTCACTGTACCATCTCCAATGCCCTTCTCCCCACGCTCGAGCTCTTCTAGTAGTCTGAAGTTCCGAGGAACTGCGGGAATTTTGCATTTCAGTCAGCTCCATAAGTATTGTAATAAACTTTTGATACCTTTATACATGCACATTCTTCTGCTattaggaaaaaaaaggaatagtTTCCTTTGTAATTGAATCAAAGATGATTAAAAGTTAGCCTTGAATATGCAACCTGTTTGCACGGAATCTAAACTCATAAAATAGAATAGCTGCTTCtagaaatgaaataaaaatgCAAATGAGACTCAGTTGCATTATGCTCTAATGGGATTCATTTGCACAACAATAGCTGACTTGCTATTTCGAATGGGATACAAAAGAAATGGAGTTGTTGCCAACAAGGGTCGGAGGATTGGTGCTATGCTGCTGAAATATGCAAACATATGGATAAACAAACACCAAAAAAAAGTATTAGAAACGGTTGCTTAAAAAAGTAGTATACACATAAAAAAATGTAAGTCGATTTGTGattgggaaaaagaagaaaatcaaggagtgatCAAGCTGTCTTGCAAGAAAGATCTACACTCAATAAACCATCTGACTTCTTTTCAACACCAAGAATTTGTGAATAACATCCTATATACACATGCCCAAAAACTAAGGCAACAAAAGAGGATTAGTGCAGTCTCGCAGCAGGTATAATGGTTAAAACTGATTATACACAATATTAGAAATGGATAGCGATTTTTAGTGGTCATGAGTTGTTCTCTGATAAGTCTGAGAATGGGTGTTACCATATGTTTGAATGTCAGGTGTAAAGCACTCGGAAAACCCAAGAACAAAGGGGATATTATGGTTTTCTTATAAACAGCTGCAATTCATTTGGCAATGACCTCAGCACAATATTTTTTTGCTTAGATCCTGAGAACAACAAATATACACAGCACAGGTAGAATAAGAATAGTGACAACACAATAGTCAGTGTGCAGCACAAACTAAATACCTAAATTGTGTACATGTCATGGT
This portion of the Panicum virgatum strain AP13 chromosome 2N, P.virgatum_v5, whole genome shotgun sequence genome encodes:
- the LOC120660273 gene encoding ubiquitin-conjugating enzyme E2 variant 1C-like isoform X2; this translates as MDDADDIYMRSWTGTIIGPHNTVHEGRIYQLKLFCDKDYPEKPPSVRFHSRINMTCVNHETGVVDPKKFSILANWQREYTMEYILTQLKKEMASPHNRKLVQPPEGTFF
- the LOC120660273 gene encoding ubiquitin-conjugating enzyme E2 variant 1C-like isoform X1: MTPRSSAAGSGVVVPRNFRLLEELERGEKGIGDGTVSYGMDDADDIYMRSWTGTIIGPHNTVHEGRIYQLKLFCDKDYPEKPPSVRFHSRINMTCVNHETGVVDPKKFSILANWQREYTMEYILTQLKKEMASPHNRKLVQPPEGTFF